From one Candidatus Cloacimonadota bacterium genomic stretch:
- the mce gene encoding methylmalonyl-CoA epimerase has protein sequence MIKNVSHIGIAVRDLDEGIAFYEKLGLKLEGTEVVESQMVKVAFFPCGDTRIELLMPTSPESPIAKFLEKRGEGIHHIALGVDNVPAELEKAEANGIRLIDTEPRPGAHNAQIAFLHPKSTLGVLIEFCEDAEH, from the coding sequence ATGATTAAAAACGTATCCCACATCGGCATCGCGGTTCGCGACCTGGACGAAGGCATCGCTTTCTACGAAAAACTGGGCTTGAAGCTGGAAGGGACCGAAGTCGTTGAATCCCAGATGGTAAAGGTGGCTTTCTTCCCCTGTGGCGACACGCGCATCGAGCTTTTGATGCCCACTTCGCCCGAAAGCCCCATCGCCAAATTCCTGGAAAAACGCGGTGAAGGAATTCACCATATCGCACTGGGAGTGGACAACGTGCCCGCTGAACTGGAAAAAGCCGAAGCAAACGGCATCCGTCTGATCGACACAGAGCCGCGACCTGGTGCACACAATGCCCAAATCGCCTTCCTGCACCCAAAAAGCACTTTGGGGGTCCTCATCGAATTCTGTGAGGACGCGGAACACTAA
- a CDS encoding 2-oxoacid:ferredoxin oxidoreductase subunit gamma, with product MTNRSYEVRLSGSGGQGLILAGIILARAAMLDKNRVTQTQSYGPESRGGSSRADVIISSEEIYFPEAMQFDCLLALTQEACDKYLFDLREKGTLIIDTTFVKNLALAAENTYEEPFTEIALEKLGSPITTNIISLAFLVKITGIVKEESLRQSISETVKPAFVELNCKAMHIGFELAEKYLK from the coding sequence ATGACGAATAGAAGCTATGAAGTCCGCCTCTCCGGAAGCGGTGGGCAGGGTCTGATTCTGGCAGGTATCATCCTCGCCCGCGCCGCCATGTTGGATAAAAACCGAGTTACCCAAACCCAAAGCTACGGCCCAGAATCCCGCGGTGGATCGTCGCGCGCGGACGTGATTATCAGCAGCGAAGAAATCTACTTCCCTGAAGCCATGCAATTCGACTGCCTGCTGGCGCTCACCCAGGAAGCCTGCGACAAATATCTCTTCGACCTCCGCGAAAAAGGGACTCTCATCATCGACACCACCTTCGTGAAAAACCTTGCCCTGGCTGCGGAAAACACCTATGAAGAGCCTTTCACCGAAATCGCCCTCGAAAAACTGGGCAGCCCCATCACCACAAACATCATCTCATTGGCGTTTTTGGTGAAAATCACCGGCATCGTGAAAGAGGAAAGCCTGCGTCAATCCATCTCTGAAACCGTGAAGCCCGCTTTTGTGGAATTGAACTGCAAAGCTATGCACATCGGTTTTGAGCTGGCTGAAAAATATCTGAAATAG